In a genomic window of Peptoclostridium acidaminophilum DSM 3953:
- a CDS encoding MBL fold metallo-hydrolase yields MAKLAIEHIKGNTYMISSPANIGIYIQGDDAVLIDSGNDKESGRQILKLLGERGWKLKLIVNTHSNADHIGGNAFLQERTECEIAATALEASFITNPVLEPAFLFGGFPDDDMRNKFLMAKPSRVTHIIESEGTIPGTPLETLSLKGHYMDMIGIITPDGVAFLADSLFSDVILSKYHLTYLYDVKSQLETLNRLRSLKADIYVPSHAPACEDISLLIDANESKIREIAQVILSLCSEPATLDDILSGLCNRYGIELNATQYLLLSNTAKSYLSYLKTQGYAVYEFKEGRMIWQKST; encoded by the coding sequence TTGGCAAAGCTTGCTATAGAGCATATAAAGGGAAACACATATATGATTTCTTCACCGGCTAACATCGGTATATATATCCAGGGAGACGATGCTGTGCTTATCGACAGCGGCAACGACAAGGAATCCGGAAGACAGATACTAAAGCTGCTTGGGGAGCGGGGCTGGAAGCTCAAGCTGATCGTAAACACGCACTCAAACGCCGATCACATTGGAGGCAACGCCTTCTTGCAGGAGCGTACAGAATGCGAAATCGCAGCTACAGCTCTCGAAGCCTCCTTCATAACAAATCCCGTGCTCGAGCCGGCTTTTCTATTTGGAGGCTTTCCTGACGATGATATGCGAAACAAGTTTCTGATGGCCAAGCCTTCTAGGGTTACACACATAATAGAATCAGAAGGTACAATACCCGGAACGCCGCTTGAGACTCTGAGCCTTAAAGGTCACTATATGGACATGATAGGAATAATTACTCCCGACGGCGTCGCATTTTTGGCAGACAGCCTCTTTTCAGATGTCATACTCTCCAAATATCACCTTACATATCTGTATGACGTCAAGTCGCAGCTTGAGACTCTGAATAGACTGAGAAGTCTAAAAGCTGATATATACGTGCCCAGCCATGCGCCTGCCTGCGAAGACATAAGCTTGCTTATCGATGCAAACGAGTCTAAAATCAGGGAAATAGCGCAAGTTATACTGAGTCTATGCTCAGAGCCGGCAACGCTGGACGATATATTGTCAGGACTTTGCAACCGCTATGGCATAGAGCTGAATGCCACACAATACCTTCTGCTTTCAAATACCGCAAAATCGTATCTTTCATACCTCAAGACACAAGGCTATGCTGTTTACGAATTCAAAGAAGGAAGGATGATCTGGCAAAAATCGACCTAA
- a CDS encoding magnesium transporter CorA family protein, protein MIRAFKTIEDKLVRIEDIAANEKDIWLNLVNPSQADIAQIAEQFGIDMDHIRAALDEEERARIEVEDNYTLIIIDIPVLEKEDVPNYYITIPLGIIMGKDFIITVCIKDSPIMSIFENGRIKGFNTFMKTRFAFQIFYKTSALYLNYLRRIDRKSNDVERELHKSMKNKELIQLLNLEKSLVYFTTSLRANEIVMEKMLRHDSIKKYPEDKELLEDVIIENKQAIEMASIYSNILSGMMDAFASVISNNLNIVMKFLTSVTIVMAIPTMVASFFGMNVNLPFSDKPYAFSIVLLISFCLSLLFGTIMARKKMF, encoded by the coding sequence GTGATAAGAGCTTTCAAAACGATAGAAGACAAGCTTGTGCGCATTGAAGATATAGCTGCTAATGAAAAGGACATCTGGCTGAACCTTGTCAATCCGTCTCAAGCCGACATAGCGCAGATAGCCGAGCAGTTTGGCATAGACATGGATCACATAAGGGCTGCGCTTGACGAGGAGGAAAGAGCTCGTATAGAGGTCGAAGACAACTACACGCTCATAATAATAGACATCCCCGTGCTTGAAAAGGAGGATGTCCCAAACTACTATATAACAATACCTCTTGGCATAATAATGGGCAAGGATTTCATAATCACAGTATGCATAAAGGATTCTCCTATAATGTCCATCTTTGAGAATGGACGCATAAAGGGCTTTAATACATTCATGAAGACGCGTTTCGCATTTCAGATATTCTATAAGACCTCGGCGCTCTACCTAAATTACTTAAGACGCATCGACAGAAAAAGCAACGACGTTGAGCGGGAGCTCCATAAGTCGATGAAAAACAAGGAGCTGATACAGCTTCTAAACCTCGAGAAAAGCCTTGTGTACTTCACGACCTCGCTTAGGGCGAATGAAATCGTGATGGAAAAGATGCTAAGGCACGACAGCATAAAAAAATACCCCGAGGACAAGGAACTCCTCGAGGACGTAATCATAGAGAACAAGCAGGCCATAGAGATGGCCAGTATATACAGCAACATACTCAGCGGCATGATGGACGCATTCGCATCCGTCATTTCAAATAATCTTAACATTGTCATGAAATTCCTGACGTCTGTTACCATAGTAATGGCGATACCGACTATGGTGGCCAGTTTCTTTGGAATGAATGTAAATCTGCCTTTTTCTGATAAACCCTATGCTTTTTCAATAGTGCTGTTAATATCTTTCTGCCTTTCGCTTCTATTTGGCACAATTATGGCAAGAAAGAAGATGTTCTAA
- a CDS encoding ABC-F family ATP-binding cassette domain-containing protein, whose translation MSILVVKNLSHGFGDRAIFNDVSFRLLKGEHIGLIGANGEGKSTFMNIITGKLEPDDGQIEWSKRVRVGYMDQHSVLEPGMTMRDVLKSAFKYLFDLEEEMNCICEKMADASPEELEVMLEDMGTIQDILTHNDFYVIDAKVEEVARGLGLTDIGLDNEVQNLSGGQRTKILLAKLLLEKPDILLLDEPTNHLDEQHIEWLKIYLQSYENAFLLISHDIPFLNSVINLIYHMENQELNRYVGNYDEYMKVYEAKKQQVESAYKRQQQEIAELEDFISRNKARVSTRNMAMSRQKKLDKMDKIELAREKPKPVFNFMQAKTSGKMVFETGELVIGYDSPLSKPLDLRMERGQKIALVGANGLGKTTLINSILGNIKPIAGEARLGESLHIGYFEQEFKGDKGNTCIEEIWQEFPGYTQYEVRAALAKCGLTTKHIESKIMVLSGGEQAKVRLCKLLNSQTNLLVLDEPTNHLDVEAKDELKRALKDYKGSILLICHEPEFYRDIVTEVWNCENWTTKIV comes from the coding sequence ATGAGCATTCTTGTAGTTAAAAATCTGAGCCACGGATTTGGCGACAGAGCAATATTCAACGACGTATCTTTCAGGCTGCTTAAGGGCGAGCACATAGGCCTGATAGGCGCAAACGGTGAAGGCAAATCAACATTCATGAATATAATAACAGGCAAGCTTGAGCCTGATGACGGCCAGATAGAATGGTCAAAGCGTGTCAGGGTCGGCTACATGGACCAGCACTCGGTGCTTGAGCCGGGCATGACAATGCGTGATGTGCTTAAAAGTGCGTTCAAATACCTCTTCGACTTGGAAGAAGAGATGAACTGCATATGCGAGAAAATGGCTGACGCTTCCCCTGAAGAGCTCGAAGTTATGCTCGAGGATATGGGGACAATTCAGGACATACTTACGCACAACGATTTTTACGTTATTGACGCCAAGGTTGAAGAGGTAGCCAGGGGTCTTGGCCTTACTGACATTGGACTCGACAATGAGGTTCAGAATCTCAGCGGCGGCCAGAGGACAAAGATACTACTTGCAAAGCTGCTTCTCGAGAAGCCAGACATATTGCTGCTTGACGAGCCTACAAATCACCTTGACGAGCAGCATATAGAATGGCTCAAGATATACCTTCAAAGCTATGAAAATGCATTTTTGCTCATATCGCACGACATTCCGTTCCTTAACAGCGTAATAAACCTTATTTATCACATGGAAAATCAGGAGCTCAATCGCTACGTAGGCAATTACGACGAATATATGAAGGTCTACGAGGCCAAAAAGCAACAGGTTGAGTCTGCTTACAAAAGGCAGCAGCAGGAGATTGCGGAGCTGGAGGATTTCATTTCCAGAAATAAGGCAAGGGTTTCAACAAGGAATATGGCCATGTCAAGGCAGAAGAAGCTCGATAAGATGGACAAAATAGAGCTTGCAAGAGAAAAGCCAAAACCTGTATTCAACTTCATGCAGGCAAAGACATCAGGCAAGATGGTCTTCGAGACAGGCGAGCTTGTTATAGGATATGACTCTCCGCTTTCAAAGCCTCTCGATCTTAGGATGGAAAGGGGACAAAAGATTGCTCTTGTGGGAGCCAACGGACTTGGAAAGACTACTCTCATAAACAGCATCCTCGGGAATATTAAGCCGATTGCTGGGGAGGCGAGGCTTGGTGAATCGCTTCACATAGGATATTTCGAGCAGGAGTTCAAGGGCGACAAGGGCAACACCTGCATAGAAGAAATATGGCAGGAGTTCCCGGGCTACACTCAGTATGAGGTGCGTGCAGCGCTTGCCAAATGCGGACTTACAACGAAACACATAGAGAGCAAGATCATGGTCCTCAGCGGTGGCGAGCAGGCAAAGGTAAGGCTTTGCAAGCTTTTAAACAGCCAGACAAACCTCCTTGTGCTTGACGAGCCTACAAACCACCTTGACGTTGAAGCCAAGGACGAGCTCAAAAGGGCTCTCAAGGACTACAAGGGAAGCATACTTCTTATATGCCACGAGCCTGAATTCTACAGGGACATTGTCACCGAGGTTTGGAACTGTGAAAACTGGACTACAAAGATAGTATAG
- a CDS encoding methyl-accepting chemotaxis protein encodes MEKSSDKIKVPRNKGGIKGSIKNKLIAIILIAIVVQLSVFGFFSYRAAFNLLNDKLAVTTQQTITETEKYVDQFLTVFEVELSSIVENSAIQNFDTAAGNEAILSVQESNSNLLATYFGESNKQMHIYPEQDLGDYDPTSRPWYKEAIANPDKMLWTAPYDDAFTGKKIVTLAKAVKNASGEIVGVAGMDIDLSVISDAIIGTKIGREGYVTLSDATGMTIAHKDAKLIGTQALAEAGVWDDITSTNTGFIKYEFAGQDKFMTFATNEKTGWKIVAAMEEAELIADTGILKKSAMTSVAVGSILAVIIALYIARMIAVPLNRGVSYIKTIANGDFTDEVEDAYLNRGDEFGELAKAVGMLQMNLRELLRNVKHSAMTVSESATTLSDISNQSAEAADSVAKTIEEISRGAESQAADTLRGSRKVDELSAIIDRVSNESNSIKSASEGANELTKKGFEIVGKLDQKSVESKVSTEGVNEIVADVAKNANGIGMIVETITAISSQTNLLALNANIEAARAGEHGKGFAVVAEEVRKLAEESSKSAEKIKEIIEVIQSKTALAVDAMEKAYTVVEEQSEAVKQTNSIFTEISQAIDVLSMNANEIKQNGGDMIGAKDEIVFVVNNIASAAEESSAATEEVSAATEEQLASMQELSSHSSNLESLSQELLNAVEKFKI; translated from the coding sequence TTGGAAAAATCAAGCGACAAAATTAAAGTTCCGCGTAATAAGGGCGGAATCAAGGGCAGCATAAAGAACAAGCTTATTGCAATTATTCTTATTGCTATAGTTGTCCAGCTGAGTGTATTTGGGTTCTTTTCATACAGGGCGGCTTTCAACCTGCTAAATGACAAGCTTGCCGTGACCACTCAGCAGACTATAACCGAAACCGAAAAGTATGTCGACCAGTTTCTTACAGTGTTTGAAGTGGAGCTTAGCAGCATAGTGGAGAATTCTGCAATTCAGAATTTCGATACTGCAGCAGGAAATGAAGCAATTCTTAGCGTGCAAGAAAGCAACTCGAACCTGCTAGCCACATATTTTGGGGAGTCCAACAAGCAGATGCACATATATCCTGAGCAGGATCTTGGAGATTATGACCCAACTTCCAGGCCATGGTATAAGGAAGCAATAGCTAATCCAGACAAGATGCTCTGGACGGCTCCATATGACGACGCCTTCACGGGCAAAAAGATTGTAACGCTTGCAAAGGCAGTAAAAAATGCCTCGGGCGAGATAGTAGGTGTTGCCGGCATGGATATAGACCTATCCGTAATATCTGACGCTATAATCGGCACAAAGATAGGCAGGGAAGGCTATGTCACCCTATCTGATGCAACTGGCATGACAATAGCCCATAAGGATGCAAAGCTTATAGGAACTCAGGCGCTGGCAGAAGCCGGCGTTTGGGATGATATAACTTCCACTAATACGGGCTTCATTAAATACGAATTTGCCGGACAGGACAAGTTCATGACATTTGCAACAAACGAAAAAACAGGTTGGAAGATTGTAGCCGCAATGGAAGAAGCTGAGCTTATTGCTGACACTGGCATTTTGAAAAAATCTGCAATGACAAGCGTGGCCGTAGGTTCGATACTTGCAGTCATAATCGCTCTCTACATAGCCAGGATGATAGCAGTGCCGCTAAACAGGGGCGTTTCGTACATTAAAACTATAGCTAACGGCGATTTTACAGACGAAGTGGAAGATGCATACCTAAATAGAGGCGATGAATTCGGCGAACTCGCTAAGGCTGTGGGAATGCTGCAGATGAACCTGAGGGAGCTTCTGCGCAATGTCAAGCATTCAGCTATGACAGTAAGCGAATCGGCAACTACACTTTCTGACATATCGAACCAGTCAGCTGAGGCTGCAGATTCCGTTGCCAAGACTATAGAAGAGATTTCAAGGGGTGCTGAATCTCAAGCTGCAGATACCCTAAGAGGCTCAAGAAAAGTGGATGAACTTTCAGCGATAATAGACAGGGTTTCAAACGAGTCCAACAGCATTAAGTCTGCATCTGAAGGGGCAAATGAGCTTACTAAAAAAGGTTTTGAAATAGTGGGCAAGCTTGACCAAAAGAGCGTCGAGAGCAAAGTATCAACAGAAGGGGTAAATGAAATAGTGGCCGATGTCGCAAAAAATGCAAACGGCATTGGAATGATAGTTGAAACAATTACAGCAATATCTTCACAGACTAACCTGCTGGCGCTGAATGCAAACATAGAGGCAGCAAGAGCTGGAGAGCACGGCAAGGGCTTTGCTGTAGTCGCTGAAGAGGTTAGAAAGCTGGCAGAGGAGTCATCCAAGTCTGCAGAGAAGATAAAGGAGATAATAGAGGTTATACAGAGCAAAACTGCGCTTGCAGTAGATGCAATGGAAAAAGCTTACACTGTAGTGGAGGAGCAATCGGAGGCCGTAAAACAGACAAACTCGATATTCACTGAAATATCACAGGCAATAGATGTGCTCAGCATGAACGCGAACGAGATTAAGCAAAACGGCGGCGATATGATAGGGGCCAAGGACGAGATAGTATTTGTGGTCAACAATATAGCGTCTGCTGCCGAGGAGTCTTCAGCAGCCACAGAGGAAGTGTCGGCTGCAACCGAGGAGCAGCTGGCTTCAATGCAGGAGCTTTCAAGCCATTCGAGCAATCTTGAAAGCCTTTCGCAGGAGCTGCTTAATGCAGTAGAGAAATTCAAGATATAA